In the Pithys albifrons albifrons isolate INPA30051 chromosome 3, PitAlb_v1, whole genome shotgun sequence genome, one interval contains:
- the PDE12 gene encoding 2',5'-phosphodiesterase 12 yields the protein MWRRLRSALWSLRGSPAEPPPGGGAARAAAMAMERAVVRCVPSEPKLSLRLVLPDGSARHMQRDQAEPLGRALARIATNAAKGQGKTGKKSKKARAEAEAAAGAEAEAPAVRLFSRDGAAVAEEVPNAAAWQDGAVLHIGAARYRVERNPPALTELRLPRSLLAGFPVCPKVSTEFAAPQHCLFRWFREQRPADGGDAAGEAWVEAAADGRVFTPSNALVGLRLKLHCTPGDAERRYGPAREVESSGPVEAGPGACTFDARHLYTKKVCGHGSVRAVTYNVLADTYAQTEFSRTVLYPYCAPYALEIDYRQNLLKKELAGYSADLICLQEVDKSVFVDSLAPALDAFGLEGLFKIKEKQHEGLATFYRRDKFSLLSQHDIAFSEVLVAEPLHKELREQLAKYPLVQEKVLQRSSVLQVSVLQSTTDPSRKLCVANTHLYWHPKGGNIRLIQIAVALSHIKHIACDLYPNIPVVFCGDFNSTPSSGTYSFISSGAIAEDHEDWVSNGEEERCNMALSHPFKLLSACGEPAYTNYVGGFHGCLDYIFIDKNALEVEQVIPLPSHEEVTTHQALPSVSHPSDHIALICDLKWK from the exons ATGTGGCGCCGGCTCCGCTCCGCCCTCTGGAGCCTCCGCGGCTCCCCCGCCGAGCCCCCGCCCGGCGGCGGCGCAGCCCGAGCCGCGGCCATGGCCATGGAGCGCGCCGTGGTGCGCTGTGTGCCGTCCGAGCCCAAGCTGAGCCTGCGGCTCGTGCTGCCCGACGGCAGCGCCCGGCACATGCAGCGCGACCAGGCGGAGCCGCTGGGGCGGGCGCTGGCGCGGATCGCCACCAACGCCGCCAAGGGCCAGGGCAAGACGGGCAAGAAGAGCAAGAAGGCGCGGGCggaggcggaggcggcggcgggcgcggaggCGGAGGCCCCGGCCGTGCGGTTGTTCTCCCGCGACGGCGCGGCGGTGGCGGAGGAGGTGCCGAACGCGGCCGCCTGGCAGGACGGCGCCGTGCTGCACATCGGGGCCGCGCGGTACCGCGTGGAGCGCAACCCGCCCGCGCTCACCGAGCTGCGCCTGCCGCGCTCGCTGCTCGCCGGGTTCCCCGTGTGCCCCAAGGTGAGCACGGAGTTCGCGGCCCCGCAGCACTGCCTGTTCCGCTGGTTCCGCGAACAGCGCCCCGCGGATGGCGGGGACGCGGCGGGCGAGGCCTGGGTGGAAGCGGCGGCGGACGGGCGCGTGTTCACGCCGTCGAACGCGCTGGTGGGGCTGCGGCTGAAGCTGCACTGCACGCCCGGGGACGCGGAGCGGCGATACGGGCCGGCCCGCGAGGTGGAGAGCAGCGGCCCCGTGGAGGCCGGGCCCGGAGCCTGCACTTTCGACGCCAGGCACCTGTACACCAAGAAGGTGTGCGGGCACGGCTCCGTCCGCGCCGTCACCTACAACGTCCTGGCCGACACCTACGCCCAGACGGAGTTCTCCCGCACCGTGCTCTACCCCTACTGCGCTCCCTACGCCCTGGAGATCGACTACCGCCAGAACCTGCTCAAGAAGGAGCTGGCGGGCTACAGCGCCGACCTCATCTGCCTGCAAGAGGTGGATAAGTCTGTCTTCGTGGACAGCTTGGCCCCGGCGCTAGATGCTTTTGGACTCGAAGGGCTGTTCAAGATTAAGGAGAAGCAGCATGAAGGCCTGGCCACTTTCTATCGCAGGGACAAGTTCAGCCTCCTTAGCCAGCACGACATCGCGTTCAGCGAAGTCCTGGTGGCGGAGCCGCTGCACAAGGAGCTCCGTGAACAGTTGGCCAAGTACCCCCTGGTGCAGGAAAAGGTGCTGCAGAGATCGTCTGTGCTGCAG gtttCGGTTCTTCAGTCCACAACTGATCCTTCCAGGAAGCTTTGTGTAGCAAATACCCACCTATACTGGCACCCCAAAG GTGGGAATATCCGGCTCATCCAAATTGCTGTTGCCTTGTCTCACATCAAGCACATCGCATGTGACCTGTATCCCAATATCCCAGTCGTGTTCTGTGGAGATTTCAATAGCACACCATCATCAGGAACTTACAGCTTTATCAGCAGCGGTGCCATTGCGGAGGATCACGAGGACTGGGTCTCCAATGGGGAAGAAGAAAGGTGCAATATGGCCCTAAGCCACCCTTTCAAACTGTTGAGTGCTTGTGGAGAACCTGCTTATACAAACTATGTGGGGGGGTTTCATGGGTGTCTGGACTACATTTTCATTGACAAAAATGCTCTAGAGGTTGAACAAGTCATTCCATTGCCAAGTCATGAAGAAGTGACAACCCACCAGGCTTTGCCAAGTGTTTCACATCCTTCTGATCATATAGCACTAATATGTGACTTAAAGTGGAAATAG